The DNA region CCGGCTGAAGAACTCGTCGTCCAACGACTCCGCTGACAACGTCATCGCCACCTACACCGTGAACGCCTCAACCGAGGTCGCCAACGGGACTTGGAAGCTCAAGGTCCAGGACGTCGCGCGGTACGACACCGGTTACATCGACAGCTTCAAGCTCACCTTCCCCTGATCCCTCCACTCCCTGCATGCGTCACCGTGGAAAGGAAAGTTCGTTGATCAAGCTCAGCAAGCTCCAGAAGGCCATGATGCTGGCCGCGACCACGGTCGCCGCCGCGGCGACCGTGGCCGGGCAGGCCCTGGCCTCGCAGCCGCCGGCCTCCCAGCCTGGCGACGTCAGCCCGCAGATCGTCGGCGGCACACCCGCCGCCCTGGGCGACTACCCGTGGATGGTCCGCCTGTCCATGGGCTGCGGCGGCGCCATGTACTCCGAGCAGTTGGTCCTCACCGCCGCGCACTGTGTGAGCAGCACCGGCAACAACACCTCGATCACCGCCACCTACGGCGTGGTCGACCTGCAGAGCAGCAGCGCGGTGAAGCGCACCTCGTCCTACGTCTACAAGAACCCGGGCTACTCGACCTCCACGGGTGGCGACTGGGCGCTGATCAAGCTGTCCAGCCCGATCGCGGGCGCGGCCACCCTGCCCATCGCCACCACCTCCGCCTTCGACAACGGCACCTTCGACATCATGGGCTGGGGCGCGGCCTCCGAGGGCGGCTCCCAGCAGCGCTACATGCTCAAGGCCAAGGTCCCGTTCGTCTCCGACGCCACCTGCAAGAGCGCCTACGCCAACCTCAAGCCCGCGACCGAGCTTTGCGCGGGCCTGCCCGAGGGCGGCATCGACACCTGCCAGGGCGACTCCGGCGGCCCGATGGTCCGCCGCGACAACAACAACAACTGGATCCAGGTCGGCATCGTCTCGTGGGGCGAGGGCTGCGCCCGCCCGAACAAGTACGGCGTCTACGGCGAGGTGAGCGCCCTGTCCGCGGCGATCAAGGCCAAGGCCACGGAGCTGGGTGGCGGCACGACCACCACCCCGACCACCACGCCCCCGACCACCACCACCGCGCCGCCGAGCCGGGTCTTCGAGAACACCAACAACGTCAACATCCCGGACTCCCCCGCCGCGGCCGTCACCAGCGACGTCGCCGTGTCGGGTATCTCGGGCAACGCGCCGTCGACGCTGAAGGTCGACGTCGACATCAAGCACACCTGGCGCGGCGACGTGGTCATCGACCTCATCGCCCCGGACGGCTCGGCCTACCGGTTGAAGAACTCGTCGTCGAACGACTCGGCCGACAACGTGATCGCGACCTACACCGTCAACGCGTCGACCGAGGTCGCCAACGGCACCTGGAAGCTCAAGGTCCAGGACATCGCCCGCTACGACACCGGCTACATCGACAGCGTCAAGCTCACCTTCTGACCCGGAAGGTGTGATCGGGAGCCATCCCCGGGCGGCAAGGGCCCGGGGCGGGCGACCAACAAGAGGCAGGCCGTCTCCCCCACGGAGGCGGCCTGCCTTCTTTCGTGGCGGGAGGCAACCTTTCCCACGGGCCACCGCTCTATGGAGGTGAAGGGCGGCGGACGATCGAAGCGAGGCATCCCGTGGTGTGGATCGATGCTGGCACCGAGCCCGTGAAGGAGCCCGAGACCGCGGACTCGCTCGTTCGTGCTTCGGAGGACGGGGTCGCTCCCTCGTCAATCAGCGTCTTGTCCGGGCCCAGTGAAGTAAAGGGCGCCTGCGGCGTCGCTGCGCGATCAGCGAGCTGACCCTTGACTTCACTGGGCCCGGACAAGGGATTGCCAGGACGAGGGTGCAGGGGGAAGTGCAGGGACCTGCGGTCCCCACAAGCAAAGCAAGGCGCGTCGGTCTGGGGGCTAGGCGGGTAGGCCCAGGCCTGCCGCCAGGGTTGGCCAGGAGGCGTGGAGTTCGCGCTCCCAGTACGGCCAGGAGTGGGTGCCGTTGCCGTAGTAGTTCGTCGTGACCGGGATGCCGCGCTGCTTGAGGCGGTCGGTGAAGGTGCGCGACGACAGGTACGAAAGCGGCTCGATTATGTCGAACGCGCCCGGTTTGTCGAGTGGTCCGGCGCTGCCATTGCCTGAGGAGATGTAGAGCTTGGTCCCGCGCAGCGCTTCGACGTTGTCATAAGGGTTCCGCGCGATCCACCTCGCGCGCTGGAGGAACTCGCTGCCCCACAGGTTGTATGCGGGCAGGCCCTCTCGCATCAGGATGCCCTGGATGAAGTTGGGGATGCCATAGAGCATCGTGTTGGGCATGCCGCTGTAGCTGGCCGCGGCGGCGAACATGCCGGGGTGGCGGAAGGTGTAGGCCAAGGCGCCGTAGCCGCCGATGGACAGGCCCGCGACCGAGCGCTTCGGGCCCGCGCCGTAGCCGCGTTCGACGATCTGGCGGACCTCGTTGAGGTGGAAGGCCTCCCAGTCGGGCTTGTTCGACATGCCGAAGTTCCACCACGCCGAGTACATGCCCGCGCGGCCGTCGCTGGGCAGCACGACCAGCACGTCCTTGTCCGCGGTGAAGGCGGCGACGTCGGTGTACTCGGTCCACGACTTGTAGTCGACGTCGGCGCAGCAGCCGTGCAACAGCCACAGGGTGGGCCAGACGCGGGTGCGGTCGGCGTCCCAGCCGCGGGGCACCAGCAGCCGGACCCAGGCCGATCTACCCAGCGCGGGTGACTCGATGCGCAGGTCCACCATCCTCGCGTCCACTCGGACTTCCTCGGTCACCCGGGCGCCGTCGTCGGCCTTGACCGGCGCCGGGGCCGCCTCGGCCGCGGTCAGTGGGACCACCACCGAGGCCAGGACGGCGACCGCCGCGATCCAGCGGACGATCCGTGAGCGGGTCATGCCTACCTCCACTTAGAGCGGGATGTTCCCGTGTTTGCGGTCGGGCGTCTGTGCTCGTTTGCCCCGCAGCGCCCGCAGGGCGGCGGTGACCTCGACGCGGGTCCTGGCCGGTTCGATGACGCCGTCGACATAGCCGCGCTCGGCGGCCGGGTACGGCGAGTCGTGGTGGCGGGCGGCCAGTTCCCGCGCGCGGGCGGCACGTTCGGGACCGGGCAGGGCGGCCAGTTCGCGCCGGTGCAGCACCTGCACGGCGCCCTCGGGGCCGACGACGGCGATCCGCGCGGTGGGCCAGGCCAGGTTGACGTCGGCGCCGAGGTGTTTGGAGCCCATGACCGCGTAGCCGCCGCCGTAGGCCTTGCGGACGACGACGGTGACCTTCGGGACGGTGGCCTCGGCGTAGGCGTAGATGAGCTTCGCGCCGCGCCGGATGATGCCGCCGCGCTCCTGGTCGCGGCCGGGCAGGTAGCCGGGCACGTCGGCGAAGGTGAGCAGCGGGATCTCGAAGGCGTCGCAGAACCGGACGAAGCGGGCGGCCTTCTCGGAGGCGTCGATGTCGATCGCTCCCGCGGCCACCAGCGGCTGGTTGGCCACCACGCCGACCGACCGGCCCGCCACCCGGCCGAACGCGCAGATCATGTTGGGCGCGAATCCCTCGTGCACCGGCAGCAGGTCACCGTCGTCGACGATCCGGGTGACGACCTCGGTCATGTCGTAGGCCTGGTTGGCGCCGTCCGGGACGATCCGGTTGAGTTCGAGGTCGGTCGCGGTGACCTCGAACGCCGTCTCGTCGACGTATTCCGGCGCGACGGCCCGGTTGTTGGACGGCAGGAAACCCAGCAGCGTCTTGACCCAGTCGACCGCGTCGGGTTCGTCTGCGCCGAGGTAGTGCGCGGCGCCGGAGACGGTGGCGTGGGTGTGGCCACCGCCGAGTTCGTCCAGAGTGGACTCCTCGCCGGTGGCCGCGCGCAGCACGTCGGGGCCGGTGACGACCATGTGGGAGAGCTGGTCGACCAGCACGGTGAAGTCGGTGAGCGCCGGCGCGTACACCGCTCCGCCCGCGCACGGCCCGAGGATCATCGAGATCTGCGGGATGACCCCCGAGGCCGCGGTGTGCCTGCGGGCGAGTTCGGCGTACTGGGCCAGCGAGGTGACCCCTTCCTGGATGCGCGCGCCGCCGCCGTCGTTGATCCCGACGATCGGGACGCCGGTGCGCAGGGCCAGGTCCATCACCTTGAGCACCTTGGCCCCGGAGACCTCGCCAAGGCTGCCGCCGAACACGCTGAAGTCCTGCGCGAACACGCAGACCGGGCGCCCGTCGACGGTGATGTGCCCGGCGACCAGACCGTCGCCGTAGGGTCCGCCGTCGTGCCTCGCGAACTCGTCGAGTTCGAGGAACGACCCCGGGTCGGCCAGCAGGGCGATCCGCTCGCGGGCGGTGAGTTTGCCCTTGGGTCGCTGGCGTTCCCTGGCCCGCTTCTCCCCCAGCCGGATCGCTTCGTCGCGACGCAGGCAGAGGTCGTCCACCAGGTCGCGCGGCCGTTCAGCCATAGCGCACCTCCGTGGCCGCGACCGCCGCCGCGAGGGTGGCCACCGCGGGCGGGTCGATGATCGTCAGATGATTCCCCGGCACCTTCACCACGCGCAGGTCCGCGCAGAGCTCGTCCCAGCCAAGCGCGTCGTCCGCGCGCAGGTAACGGGGGTCGAGCGAACTGGTCAACGGCGGCGGCTCGGTCGCCCTGGCGAGCATCACCCGCCCCGCGTACGGCCGCGGCCGATACCGCTCGGCCACCCTCGCGTCCACATAGGACGCGTACTGGTGCTTGAGCACGGCATCGCCGATGGCGGGGATCGTGGCCAGGCGGGACATGACGAAGTTGATCTGCGCACCCTCCTCCATGGCCGCCAGCGCGTCGATGGACAGACCGAGGGCGACGTCGTAGGTCTGCTCGATGTAGGCGGCGAAGCGGGCGAACCGGTCGAGCAGCACCTGCTCGGGCTCGACCTGGGACACGCGCGGCAGAATCGTGTCGATCATGACGACCTGGGCGACGGTCTCGCCCTGCTCGATAAGGGAGTGCGCGACCTCGTAGGCCAGGCAGCCGCCGAAGGACCACCCGCCGAGCCAGTAGGGGCCGTTCGGCTGGAGTTCGCGGAGCAGGTCGACGTAGCGACGTGCCTTGCCCTCCACTGTGGACTCGTCATCGAGCCGCTCGAATCCGTAGACCGGGTAGCCGTCGGGCAACTCGGTGACGAGGGGGTGGTAGACGCTGGTCGGGCCGCCCGCCGGGTGGAACAGCATCAGCGGGGTGCCCTCACCCCCGGCCCGCAGCACCTTCACGATCTGATCGGGCGCACCGTCTAGCCGGTCGCGCAGAAGATCGGCCATGGCGGCGACGGTGGGGTTGGCGAACACGACCTCGACGGGCGGGAGATCGGCGAGCCGGTCCCCCATGGCTTCGTGGACGCGCCGCACTTGGGCCAGATCGCCGGGGAAATCCTGGTGCACACTCTCGGGAGCCGAGCCCAACACCTCGCCCCACACCAACGCGACCCACCGCTCAGCGGCATCCCGCGGCCCGGCCTGCCCCCACCCACGCCCAGCGGAACCCCGGTGAAGATCAGCACCATCGGGCACACACTCAGCCGCATCCCGCGCGCCGGCAAGCCCCCACCCTTCCCCGGGGGGACGGCCCTTGGCCAGTCTATCCGGAGGGGGTGACAAATGATCTTCGGTGGCGAGGGGGTGTGGACAACTATGGGCGGTTTGGGGGTCGGGCGCGTCATCCGTCTGGGTGGTAGGTAGGTCGAGTTCGTCGGCCAGATGCTCAGCGATCTCGGTCAGGCTGGCGCCGCGCAGCAGGAGCGGTACCGGTGGGGTAGTACCCAGGTCGCGTTCGATGGCGGTGCGGAGGCGGACGGCCATCAGGGAGTCCAGACCCAGCGAAGTCAGCGGGGCGGTTCGGTCGACGACGCCGATCAGGCCTTCCACCACGGTTGCCAGGTGGTCCAGGAGTGCCTCGCGGGTGCTGAACGATGTCGTGGTGACAACGGGTTCGGCGGGCAGGCCGGTGAAGCCCGCCAGGAACGGGCGCCGCGCCAACTCGGGGAACAAGGCAACAGTGCGCGCGGCGTCGAGGTGGGCCACGCCGATTCCCGTGCGGTCGTGAGACAGGAGTCCGGCCAACGCGTCGAGGCCGTGGTCTGGGTCGAGTTCGGCCAAAGCCGCGTTCGCGCGCGCCGAAGGTGACTGCCAGGCGCCCCAGTTGATTGTCACGGCGGGCAGGCCCGCGGCCCGGCGCTGGTCGACCAAGGTGTCCAGCCACGCGTTCGCCGTGGCGTACGCGGCCTGGCCTGGTGAGCCGACCAGGGCGGCGATCGACGAGAACGCCACCCACCAGTCCAACTCGACCGCCGACGTCGCCTCATGCAATCGCTGTCCGCCGACCACCTTCGGTCGCCACACCCGCGCCACGTCCTCGGCGGTCAGCAACGCGACGGTGTGGTCCTCCAGGACGCCTGCCGCGTGCACGACGCCCCGCAAGGGAACCCCGCCGCGTTGGGCGTGGGCGACGGAAAGTTCGGCGAAGCCGGGGTCGGCGATGTCGCCGAGGACGACCTCGACGGGCAGGTCCGGGATGGGCCGGGCGGTTCGGCCGGTCAGGACGATTCGCGTGGCGCCGCCATCGGCGAGCCACCGGGCGACCCGCGTGCCGAGTTCGCCGAGGCCACCGGTTATCAGGTACGCGCCATCGCGGATCGGAAGGTCGGCGGTGGGCTGGACGTTCGCGCGGGCCAACCTGGCGCGCAGCCTTCTGCCGTCGCGCCACGTGACCTCGTCGTCGGGGCGGTCGGCGCGGAGTTCGGCGGCGATCGCACGGGGGCCGGAGGCGGCGTCGACCTCAAGCAGCGTGGCGCGCAGCGACGGATGCTCGAACGCGAGGACGCGGATGAGGCCGCGCAGCCACGACGCCGAGCCGTCGGTCACCACCCACAGTCGCGAGTCGACCAGTGTGGCGGCGATCCGCGCCACCGACACCAGCAGCGCCTGCGGGTCGGTCGGGTCGGCGATCACCACCACGCCGTCCGCCCCGCCACCCGCGGACCGGATCTCGTCGCCGTCGAGCGCCTCGACCAGGCCCGGGTACTCGCCGACGATCACCCACGACCGGCGACCCGGGCGCGGGACGGGCAGCGGCGCGAGGTCCCAGCGCCGCTCCACCGCAAGCTCCGTCCACCCGCCGGGCGCCTGGCCCAGCGCGGACGCCCGCACGTCGGACAGCTCCACGAGCACCGCGCCGTCCCCATCCACCAAGTGCACGGCACCGAGCAGGGTCTGGCCGTCCGGGCTCAGGGTCGCCACGCAGCGGACGCCGGTCGACGGGTCGCCGAAGACGCGGGCGCGGCCGATCGACGTCGGGACATAGCGGCCGTGCACGCCGGGCAGGCCGAGCGCGGCGCCCACGAGTGTCTGCAGGCAGGCGTCGGTGAGCGCGGGGTGAACGGCGAACCTGCGGTGTCCCCCGACCTCGGCGGGCAGCCGAATCGACGCGGTCGCGTGGCCCGGCGCGGCGACGACGCCGGACAGCCCGCGAAACGCCGGGCCGTACTCCTGGCCGGTCGCGGCGAGCGCGCCGTAGAGGTCGATCGGGCCGCCGTTCTCTGGCTCCGAACAAGGGACGACCGGGGCATTGTCGTCGGGCAGCGCGGTCGCGGTGGCGTGGGTGATCCAGCCGCCGTCGGGGCCGCGGGAGGAGACGGTGACGCGGCCGTCGCGGTCGATCATCGTGGTGAGGGTGGTATCCGGGCCCGGCGCGAGGAACTCGACGAACTTGAGGTCGACGATCATGACCCTGCCGCCAAGCGCCACGCGTGCCGCCGACAGCGCCAGCTCCAGGTATGCCGTGCCCGGCAGCACCACCACGCCGTAGGCGCGGTGGTCGGCGAGCCACGGCAGCGGGTGCGCGCCGAGGTCGGCCTGCCACACGTGCCTGCCGTCCTCGGGTAGCTCGACGTGGTCGCCGAGCAGCGGGTGCCGGTCGGTGGGCACGGGGCTGGCCACCCAGTACCGCTCGTGCCGCCACACCGGTCCCGGCAGGTCCACGACCGGCGCGTCGGGGTGGCGAGCGGCGATGGCGGCGGCGTTGCCGTGCGCGTAGAGCGTGGCCGCGGCCGACAGCCAGGCCTCGACCCCCGAGCCGCGACGCAGGCTGGGAACAGCGAGAACGGGGACACCGGCCGCGGTCCGCTCGACGGCCGCGATCGCGATCGGGTGCGGCGAGATCTCCAGGAAACAGCGGTGGCCCGCACCGAGCGCCGCCGTCACGGCCTGGGCGAAGCGAACCGGTTGGCGCAGGTTCGCCACCCAGTAGTCGACGTCGAACGGGCCGTCGCCGACGCTGGAGAACACGGGCACGGCGGAGGCGTTCGGAGTCAGCCCGGCCAGTGCCGCCCGGAAGCCGTCGAGATACGGGTCGACGGCGGCCGAGTGTCCGGCACCGCCCACGTCGAGGGTCCTGGCCAGCCTGCCCATGCCATCCACATAGGACACCAGGGCGGCCACCTGGTCGGGCGGTCCGGCGACGGTCAGCTGAGACGGCGACGCGTGCACCGCGACGCCGACGCCGGGGAACTGGTCGGCCAGGGCGGTGAACTCGGCGTCGGACAGCTCGACCACGGCCATCGCGCCGGTGCCGGACGCGTCGACCTCGGCCAGCAGCGCCGACCGGGCGATGACCACTCGCAGACCCTGTCCGGCGTCGAGCGCGCCCGCGACGACCGCGGCGGCCACCTCGCCGACCGAGTGCCCCACGACGGCGGCCGGAGTGACGCCGTGGGCACGCCACAGTTCGGCGAGCGCGACCTGGATGCCGAACAGGGTCGGGCCCGCGACGGTCAGGTCGGCGGGCTCGCCGTCGGCGATCGCGTCCCGCAGGGAGAAGCCCGCTTCGGCGGCGAACAGCGGTTCGAGCGCGTCGACGGCCGCGGCGAACGCGGGTTCCATCAGCAGCGCTTTGCCCATGCCTGGCCAGGACGAGCCGTAGCCGGAGAAGACGAACACGGGGGCCGCGCCAGCACCGGTCGCACTGACCACAGTGGACCCGGCAGGCGTCTGCGCGCCGGTGGCGAACGCGCGCAGGGCCGCGACCAGCGCGGACCGGCCGGTGGCGACCACGGCGGCCCGCGCGGGCAGGTGGTCGCGGCGAGTGGCCAGCGCGCCCGCGACGTCGGCGAGCGCGGCCGAGCGGTCGACGTCGAGCCAGTCGGCCAAGTCCGCGGCGCGGGTTCGGACCGCTTCGGCGGTGGCGGCGGACAGGACGAGCGCCTCGGGCTGGTCGGTGTCGAACTCGGCGACGGTCGGCGCGCTCGGCCATTCCTCGACCACGACGTGCGCGTTGCTTCCGCCGAACCCGAAGGCGGACACGCCCGCGCAGGCCAGGCCGCCGTAGCGGGGCCAGGTGGCCGCCGTGTCGACCACGCGCAAGCC from Alloactinosynnema sp. L-07 includes:
- a CDS encoding proprotein convertase P-domain-containing protein, which gives rise to MVVSGISGNAPSALKVDVDIKHTWRGDVVIDLIAPDGSAYRLKNSSSNDSADNVIATYTVNASTEVANGTWKLKVQDVARYDTGYIDSFKLTFP
- a CDS encoding proprotein convertase P-domain-containing protein; this encodes MSGISGNAPSTLKVDVDIKHTWRGDVVIDLIAPDGSAYRLKNSSSNDSADNVIATYTVNASTEVANGTWKLKVQDIARYDTGYIDSVKLTF
- a CDS encoding alpha/beta hydrolase family protein; its protein translation is MTRSRIVRWIAAVAVLASVVVPLTAAEAAPAPVKADDGARVTEEVRVDARMVDLRIESPALGRSAWVRLLVPRGWDADRTRVWPTLWLLHGCCADVDYKSWTEYTDVAAFTADKDVLVVLPSDGRAGMYSAWWNFGMSNKPDWEAFHLNEVRQIVERGYGAGPKRSVAGLSIGGYGALAYTFRHPGMFAAAASYSGMPNTMLYGIPNFIQGILMREGLPAYNLWGSEFLQRARWIARNPYDNVEALRGTKLYISSGNGSAGPLDKPGAFDIIEPLSYLSSRTFTDRLKQRGIPVTTNYYGNGTHSWPYWERELHASWPTLAAGLGLPA
- a CDS encoding acyl-CoA carboxylase subunit beta, which encodes MAERPRDLVDDLCLRRDEAIRLGEKRARERQRPKGKLTARERIALLADPGSFLELDEFARHDGGPYGDGLVAGHITVDGRPVCVFAQDFSVFGGSLGEVSGAKVLKVMDLALRTGVPIVGINDGGGARIQEGVTSLAQYAELARRHTAASGVIPQISMILGPCAGGAVYAPALTDFTVLVDQLSHMVVTGPDVLRAATGEESTLDELGGGHTHATVSGAAHYLGADEPDAVDWVKTLLGFLPSNNRAVAPEYVDETAFEVTATDLELNRIVPDGANQAYDMTEVVTRIVDDGDLLPVHEGFAPNMICAFGRVAGRSVGVVANQPLVAAGAIDIDASEKAARFVRFCDAFEIPLLTFADVPGYLPGRDQERGGIIRRGAKLIYAYAEATVPKVTVVVRKAYGGGYAVMGSKHLGADVNLAWPTARIAVVGPEGAVQVLHRRELAALPGPERAARARELAARHHDSPYPAAERGYVDGVIEPARTRVEVTAALRALRGKRAQTPDRKHGNIPL
- a CDS encoding type I polyketide synthase, which translates into the protein MNPGEVAAWLVGRVAEIAGLARESIDHARPLQEYGLSSRDTVRLVAELGDQVGRVLPTTFGYQHPSIAALAEASLDNPLVEQSYDAGIVGLFKGRTVAPGEPIAVVGIGCRLPGGIESPAAFWELLDRGADVIGDRPAGRWPGLVDDLPAAGGYLDDVAGFDAGFFGISPREAAVMDPQQRIVLEVAWAALEHAGIAPSTLRGSRTGVYMGVSATEYGALTMVDPGAVDAWSATGAAAAIVANRLSYLLDLRGPSVVVDTACSSSLVAVHQAVQGLRHGDADLAVVGGVNLLLTPGVTATFQRAGVLAADGRCKAFDAAADGIARGEGCGVVVLRRLTDARRAGDRVLAVIRGSAMNSDGRSNGLMAPSPDAQAALLADAYPAAEIEPSTVDYVEAHGTGTLLGDPIEAGALGAVLGAGRAPDRPLLVGSVKTNLGHLEGAAGIVGLIKVVLALANGRIPASLHYREPNPHIDFDALGLRVVDTAATWPRYGGLACAGVSAFGFGGSNAHVVVEEWPSAPTVAEFDTDQPEALVLSAATAEAVRTRAADLADWLDVDRSAALADVAGALATRRDHLPARAAVVATGRSALVAALRAFATGAQTPAGSTVVSATGAGAAPVFVFSGYGSSWPGMGKALLMEPAFAAAVDALEPLFAAEAGFSLRDAIADGEPADLTVAGPTLFGIQVALAELWRAHGVTPAAVVGHSVGEVAAAVVAGALDAGQGLRVVIARSALLAEVDASGTGAMAVVELSDAEFTALADQFPGVGVAVHASPSQLTVAGPPDQVAALVSYVDGMGRLARTLDVGGAGHSAAVDPYLDGFRAALAGLTPNASAVPVFSSVGDGPFDVDYWVANLRQPVRFAQAVTAALGAGHRCFLEISPHPIAIAAVERTAAGVPVLAVPSLRRGSGVEAWLSAAATLYAHGNAAAIAARHPDAPVVDLPGPVWRHERYWVASPVPTDRHPLLGDHVELPEDGRHVWQADLGAHPLPWLADHRAYGVVVLPGTAYLELALSAARVALGGRVMIVDLKFVEFLAPGPDTTLTTMIDRDGRVTVSSRGPDGGWITHATATALPDDNAPVVPCSEPENGGPIDLYGALAATGQEYGPAFRGLSGVVAAPGHATASIRLPAEVGGHRRFAVHPALTDACLQTLVGAALGLPGVHGRYVPTSIGRARVFGDPSTGVRCVATLSPDGQTLLGAVHLVDGDGAVLVELSDVRASALGQAPGGWTELAVERRWDLAPLPVPRPGRRSWVIVGEYPGLVEALDGDEIRSAGGGADGVVVIADPTDPQALLVSVARIAATLVDSRLWVVTDGSASWLRGLIRVLAFEHPSLRATLLEVDAASGPRAIAAELRADRPDDEVTWRDGRRLRARLARANVQPTADLPIRDGAYLITGGLGELGTRVARWLADGGATRIVLTGRTARPIPDLPVEVVLGDIADPGFAELSVAHAQRGGVPLRGVVHAAGVLEDHTVALLTAEDVARVWRPKVVGGQRLHEATSAVELDWWVAFSSIAALVGSPGQAAYATANAWLDTLVDQRRAAGLPAVTINWGAWQSPSARANAALAELDPDHGLDALAGLLSHDRTGIGVAHLDAARTVALFPELARRPFLAGFTGLPAEPVVTTTSFSTREALLDHLATVVEGLIGVVDRTAPLTSLGLDSLMAVRLRTAIERDLGTTPPVPLLLRGASLTEIAEHLADELDLPTTQTDDAPDPQTAHSCPHPLATEDHLSPPPDRLAKGRPPGEGWGLAGARDAAECVPDGADLHRGSAGRGWGQAGPRDAAERWVALVWGEVLGSAPESVHQDFPGDLAQVRRVHEAMGDRLADLPPVEVVFANPTVAAMADLLRDRLDGAPDQIVKVLRAGGEGTPLMLFHPAGGPTSVYHPLVTELPDGYPVYGFERLDDESTVEGKARRYVDLLRELQPNGPYWLGGWSFGGCLAYEVAHSLIEQGETVAQVVMIDTILPRVSQVEPEQVLLDRFARFAAYIEQTYDVALGLSIDALAAMEEGAQINFVMSRLATIPAIGDAVLKHQYASYVDARVAERYRPRPYAGRVMLARATEPPPLTSSLDPRYLRADDALGWDELCADLRVVKVPGNHLTIIDPPAVATLAAAVAATEVRYG